From Hydrogenobacter sp., the proteins below share one genomic window:
- a CDS encoding energy-coupling factor ABC transporter permease: MHIPDGFVAPQVYIPAYLLDLGLLIYGFGKFKAILGEKTLPYLASLSVFSFVLMSIALPLPGGTSVHGLGVSGFSLLFGPWVSFLCVSLVLFLQAVIFGEGGITTFPLNSIGIGFLGSFCAFYTYKVIKAYFKDSFALFTAGFISTIISALFIALILGIHPHLFKDASGKPLYFPFGFSVVIPALLLPHIVVGIGEGLLTYLIIKLLKERVSRER; this comes from the coding sequence ATGCATATACCCGATGGTTTTGTGGCACCTCAAGTTTACATACCTGCGTATCTTTTGGATTTAGGGCTTCTCATTTATGGATTCGGCAAGTTCAAAGCTATACTCGGTGAGAAAACTCTCCCCTACTTAGCTTCCCTCTCCGTTTTTTCCTTTGTGCTTATGTCCATAGCTTTGCCTCTTCCCGGCGGTACATCCGTTCATGGTTTGGGAGTTTCAGGGTTTTCCCTATTATTCGGTCCATGGGTGTCCTTTTTGTGTGTATCCCTCGTACTTTTCCTGCAAGCCGTGATATTTGGAGAGGGAGGTATTACCACCTTTCCATTAAACTCTATAGGTATAGGTTTTTTGGGAAGTTTTTGTGCCTTTTACACCTATAAAGTTATAAAAGCGTACTTTAAAGATAGCTTTGCATTGTTTACTGCCGGTTTTATTTCCACGATTATTTCTGCACTTTTCATAGCTCTTATCTTAGGAATTCATCCTCACCTATTTAAGGACGCTTCGGGTAAACCCCTTTACTTCCCTTTTGGTTTCTCCGTAGTTATACCTGCCCTGCTTTTGCCACACATTGTGGTAGGTATAGGAGAAGGTTTACTTACATATCTGATAATAAAACTTTTAAAAGAGAGGGTATCTCGTGAAAGATAA